The window AAATAGCAATGATTGGAAACTGGAAAAGTTTGAATTCACCGCCTTCTCAGCCGGCGCAAGGTCGACAAACGACCAAGATCGACAAACGACAACGGCGCCGCTGATGACAGCGGCGCCGCATGATGATCCGGACGAAAGGGAAGAGCCTTCGCCCTACTCCGACTTGTCGACGTTCCAGAACAGCGGGGTCGCGGGACCGTCGAGCACGCCGGTCAGCGATTTGCGCCAGCCGCTCGGCAGGAGATACTGCCCCAGCGGGATGTAAATCACCTGCTCATAGGCTTCCTTCTGGATGTCAGCAGCGATCTTCTTCTGATCGTCGAGCGAGGCGGCGCGAACGAAGTCGTCCTTGAGCTTTTCGATCTTGGCGTTCTCGGCCCAGCCGAACCAGCCCTTCTTGCCCTGGCCGCCGATCGAGAGATTGGCGATCGGGTTGGAGACGTCGGCCGCGACCCAGTTGGTGAAGAACATGTTCCAGCCGCCCTCCTTCGGAGGCTTCTGGCTGGCGCGGCGGCTCACCACCGTCTGCCAATCGGTCGCTTGCAGGTCGACTTTGAAGCCGGCCTCGCGCAGCAACTGAGCTGCAACGATCGGCTGCGCCTTCAGCGTCGTGACATCGCCGGGGGCCATGATCACGATCGGGGTGCCGTCATAGCCGGATTCGGCGAGCGCCTTCTTGGCTTCGGCCATGCCGTTGCCCTTCACCAGGGTCTCGGCACCGGCCTCGGTCGCGAACGGCGTATCGCACACGAAGAAGGCGCCACAGACCTTCTGATATTTGGCGTTGCCGACGAGCGCGTCGAGAACGTCCTTCTGGTTTATCGCCAGAAAGGCAGCACGGCGCACTTTGACATTATCGAACGGCGGATAAAGGAAGTTCATCCGGCCGAGCGTCTGGAAACCGAACTTGTTCGAGACCTCGATCGTGATCTCCTTGTTCGCTTCCAGCAACGGGAGCATGTCGTAAGGCAGGTTTTCCACGAAGTCGATGTCGCCCGACTGCAAGGCGTTCACCGCGGTCTGCGAGTCCGGCATGGTGATCCACTCGACGCGGTCGACCTTCACCACCTTGCCGCCGGAGGTCCAGCTCGACGGCTCCTTGCGCGGCACGTAGTCGGTGTTCTTGACGTAGACCGCCTTCACGCCCGGCTGGAATTCCGACTGCACGAACTTGAAAGGACCCGAGCCGATCTGCTCGGGGATCTGCTTGTCCGGCGGCGTCTCGGCGAGGCGCTTCGGCATCATGAAAGCAACGCGGGAGGACGGCTTGCCGATCGAGTCGAGCACGAGGCCGTAGGGCTCCTTCAGCTTCAGCGTGATGGTCTTGGCATCAGTCGCCTCGATGCTGGCGGTGAAGTCGAGCAGCTTCTGGCCCATGCCGTCGACTGCGGCCCAGCGCTTGAGCGAGGCAACGCAGTCCTCCGCCGTCACCGGCGCACCGTCATGCCACTTCAGGCCGTCGCGCAGCGTGAACGTGTAGGTGAGCTTGTCGTCCGAGATCTTCCAGTCCGCCATCTGCGGCTGGATCTTGAAGGTCGAATCGGGCGCCACGAGCGTGTCGTAGATCATGTAGCCATGGTCACGCGTGATGTAGGCCGTGGTGAAGATCGGATCGATAATGCGCAGATCCGAATGCATCACCGCCGTGATGGTCTTGCCGGCCGCAAGCACCGGCGAGGCCAGTGCAGTCGAAAGCGCGACGACCGACAGCGCAAGTTTGGAGGCGAACGCGCGAGGCCCCCGGCGCATCAACTTAAACATCAAAAGTTCTCCTGACGTGAAACTGTTCAAAGGCAGGTTATTGATTGAGCATCCGGTTCGTTCTTTAGGCGAACTAACCTCATGCAATGCCTTTATCTTTTCGAGACTTGCAGACAGTGCCGAGCGCGTCAATCCGGTTTCGCTGCAAGCCCAAGCGGCGCGCGCACGGGCTCCACAAGGATCGGTTTGGCTCTACAACGCTCTCCGCCTGTCCTGCCCCGCGCCGATGCAATGCGCGTTCCATGTTCCAAGCCCAAGAGACATTGGAGAGACATTGAGATGAATCCAGCCAATCTTCCCTTCGATTCCGAAGCGATGCTCCAGGGCCTGCGCGGCTGGGTGGAATGCGAAAGCCCGACCTGGGACGCGAGCGCCGTGAACCGCATGCTCGATATCGCAGCGCGGGAGATGGCGATCATGGGTGCGACGATCGAGCGCATCGCCGGTCGCCAGGGCTTTGGCGGCGTGATCCGCGCACGCTTTCCGCATCCGAAGCAAGGCGAGCCGGGCATCCTGATCGCCGGACACATGGATACCGTCCACCCCACGGGCACCATCGAGAAGCTGAAATGGCGCCGCGACGGCAGCAAGTGCTACGGACCCGGCATCTACGACATGAAGGGCGGCAATTATCTTTCGCTGGAAGCGATCCGCCAACTGGCCCGCGCCTCGTTCACGACGCCGCTGCCGATCACCGTGCTGTTCACGCCCGACGAGGAAGTCGGCACACCCTCCACGCGCGATATCATCGAGGCGGAAGCCGCGCGCAACAAATACGTGCTGGTGCCCGAGCCCGGCCGCGCCGACAACGGCGTCACCACCGGACGTTACGCCATCGCGCGGTTCAATCTCGAGGCGACCGGCCGACCCAGCCACGCCGGCGCGACCTTGTCGGCGGGCCGCTCGGCGATTCGCGAGATGGCGCGGCAAATCCTCGCCATCGACGCCATGACCAGCGACGACTGCACCTTCTCGGTCGGCGTCGTGCATGGCGGCCAATGGGTCAATTGCGTTGCCACGACCGCAACCGGCGAGGCGCTCTCCATGGCCAAGCGCCAGGCCGACCTCGATCGCGGCGTCGAGAGGATGCTGGCGCTCTCCGGTACAACCAATGATGTCGCCTTCAAGGTGACGCGCGGCGTGACACGTCCGGTCTGGGAGCCCGATGCCGGCACCATGGCGCTGTATGAAAAGGCGCGCGGGATCGCCAAGTCGCTCGGCGCAGAACTGCCGCATGCGAGCGCCGGCGGCGGCTCCGATGGCAATTTCACCGGCGCAATGGGCATCCCGACTCTCGACGGCCTGGGCGTGCGGGGCGGCAACGGCCACACGCTCGAAGAGTATATCGAGGTCGAAAGTCTGGTCGAACGCGGCCGGCTGATGGCGGGGCTGCTCGCAACTCTGGAGTAACGGCGCGAGCCACGTCACCAAAACCGGGCCAGGTCACCAAAACAAGGTGACCGCACTGCAAAAACCGTGGCCCGGATGGCATGGGAATTGCTGAAATGTTAGGCTGGTGGCAGAACGCAGCCCTTCAGCCGCTGTCTCTGATTTGACTCTAATCTGACGGGATCCAACTTGCTCGGATATCTCCTTCGCCGAATTCTCGCCGCCGTGCCCGTGATGGGCGTGGTGGCGCTGTTCGTCTTCCTCCTGCTCCGCCTCACCCCGGGCGATCCCGCCGCGATTCTTGCCGGCGACAACGCTACGCCGGAGCGGCTCGAGCGCATCCGGACCTCGCTCGGCCTCAACGAGCCGCTGATCGTGCAGTTCATCACCTGGCTGAACAAGCTGCTGCATGGCGATCTTGGAACGTCACTCATCTCCAACCTTCCGGTGATGAAGATGATCGGCCAGCGGGTCGAGCCGTCGATCTCGATCGCACTGTCGACCATCATCCTCGCCGTCATCGTCGCTGTTCCCCTGGGCGTGATCGCGGCCTGGAAGCACGGCACCTGGATCGACCGCTTCGTGATGGGCCTGTCCGTGCTCGGCTTCTCGGTGCCGGTGTTCGTGGTCGGCTACATCCTGATCGAGGTCTTCGCGATCGACCTGCGCTGGGTGCCGGTACAGGGCTTCCGCAGCATCTCGAACGGTTTTGGGCCGTTCTTCGAGCGCATCATCCTGCCCACCTGCGCGCTGTCCTTTATCTACATCGCGTTGATCGCGCGCATGACGCGCGCGGCGATGCTCGACGTGCTCGGCGAGGACTACGTCCGCACCGCGCGCGCAAAAGGCATCAACGAAGTCGCCGTGATGATGCGCCATGCGCTACGCAACGCCGCCGTGCCCGTGATCACAGTGATCGGGACCGGCTTTGCACTTTTGATCTCCGGGGTCGTCGTCACCGAGAGCGTGTTCAACATCCCCGGCATCGGCCGCCTCACGGTGGATGCGGTGCTGGCGCGGGACTATCCGGTGATCCAGGCGATGATCTTGCTGACGTCGTTGATCTATGTCGTCGTCAATCTCCTGATCGACGTCGCCTACACGCTGCTCGATCCCCGGATCCGGTACTAGGGCTAAGGATAACAACAAGAATGTCGGTCGATACCCTTCCCCAGTCCTCCATCCCGATCACGTCGCCGCTGCGGCCACGCTTCGGATTCCTGACATCGACGCCGATCATCGCGGCAGCGACCATCTGCCTCGCGTTGGTTGTGCTGATCTCG of the Bradyrhizobium sp. WSM1417 genome contains:
- a CDS encoding ABC transporter substrate-binding protein; the encoded protein is MFKLMRRGPRAFASKLALSVVALSTALASPVLAAGKTITAVMHSDLRIIDPIFTTAYITRDHGYMIYDTLVAPDSTFKIQPQMADWKISDDKLTYTFTLRDGLKWHDGAPVTAEDCVASLKRWAAVDGMGQKLLDFTASIEATDAKTITLKLKEPYGLVLDSIGKPSSRVAFMMPKRLAETPPDKQIPEQIGSGPFKFVQSEFQPGVKAVYVKNTDYVPRKEPSSWTSGGKVVKVDRVEWITMPDSQTAVNALQSGDIDFVENLPYDMLPLLEANKEITIEVSNKFGFQTLGRMNFLYPPFDNVKVRRAAFLAINQKDVLDALVGNAKYQKVCGAFFVCDTPFATEAGAETLVKGNGMAEAKKALAESGYDGTPIVIMAPGDVTTLKAQPIVAAQLLREAGFKVDLQATDWQTVVSRRASQKPPKEGGWNMFFTNWVAADVSNPIANLSIGGQGKKGWFGWAENAKIEKLKDDFVRAASLDDQKKIAADIQKEAYEQVIYIPLGQYLLPSGWRKSLTGVLDGPATPLFWNVDKSE
- a CDS encoding ABC transporter permease, with product MLGYLLRRILAAVPVMGVVALFVFLLLRLTPGDPAAILAGDNATPERLERIRTSLGLNEPLIVQFITWLNKLLHGDLGTSLISNLPVMKMIGQRVEPSISIALSTIILAVIVAVPLGVIAAWKHGTWIDRFVMGLSVLGFSVPVFVVGYILIEVFAIDLRWVPVQGFRSISNGFGPFFERIILPTCALSFIYIALIARMTRAAMLDVLGEDYVRTARAKGINEVAVMMRHALRNAAVPVITVIGTGFALLISGVVVTESVFNIPGIGRLTVDAVLARDYPVIQAMILLTSLIYVVVNLLIDVAYTLLDPRIRY
- a CDS encoding M20/M25/M40 family metallo-hydrolase gives rise to the protein MNPANLPFDSEAMLQGLRGWVECESPTWDASAVNRMLDIAAREMAIMGATIERIAGRQGFGGVIRARFPHPKQGEPGILIAGHMDTVHPTGTIEKLKWRRDGSKCYGPGIYDMKGGNYLSLEAIRQLARASFTTPLPITVLFTPDEEVGTPSTRDIIEAEAARNKYVLVPEPGRADNGVTTGRYAIARFNLEATGRPSHAGATLSAGRSAIREMARQILAIDAMTSDDCTFSVGVVHGGQWVNCVATTATGEALSMAKRQADLDRGVERMLALSGTTNDVAFKVTRGVTRPVWEPDAGTMALYEKARGIAKSLGAELPHASAGGGSDGNFTGAMGIPTLDGLGVRGGNGHTLEEYIEVESLVERGRLMAGLLATLE